In one window of Deinococcus sp. KSM4-11 DNA:
- a CDS encoding TetR/AcrR family transcriptional regulator has translation MARYPKDHRQQTRERIVQAATEAFKTEGIDGVGIARVMGRAGLTHGGFYAHFQSKDDLVGEVLAGSLEASVHPRVQAAREAGEGLAGVVRGYVNRAHRDHPATGCVLPTLSGEVARQPEAVRGALTGSLERLIADMSELSTAPDAAARRADALATLAGMVGALALSRAVSDPTLSDELLKATRDGLMRQHTPSRTD, from the coding sequence GTGGCACGCTACCCGAAAGACCATCGCCAGCAGACGCGCGAGCGGATCGTGCAGGCGGCCACCGAGGCCTTCAAGACCGAGGGCATCGACGGCGTGGGCATTGCCCGCGTGATGGGCCGGGCCGGCCTCACGCACGGCGGGTTCTACGCGCACTTCCAGAGCAAGGACGATCTGGTGGGTGAGGTTCTCGCGGGCAGCCTGGAGGCGAGCGTGCACCCCAGGGTTCAGGCCGCCCGCGAGGCTGGCGAGGGACTGGCGGGCGTCGTGCGCGGGTACGTGAACCGCGCGCACCGCGATCATCCGGCCACGGGCTGCGTGCTGCCGACCCTGAGCGGCGAGGTGGCCCGGCAGCCGGAAGCGGTGCGTGGCGCCCTGACCGGTTCCCTGGAACGCCTGATCGCCGACATGAGTGAGCTGTCCACCGCGCCGGATGCGGCGGCCCGCCGTGCCGACGCCCTGGCGACCCTGGCCGGCATGGTGGGGGCGCTGGCCCTGTCGCGCGCCGTGTCCGACCCGACCCTGAGCGACGAGCTGCTGAAGGCCACCCGCGACGGGCTGATGCGGCAGCACACGCCCAGCCGTACCGACTAG
- a CDS encoding amino acid transporter: MPSAKRAPHPIIEDVSRWLVQEEPAQDTEGFYEPERKAQAQHHTHPWWKVMCLTGVDYFSTLGYQPGIAALAAGVLSPVATLVLVLVTLLGALPMYRRVAEQSPHGDGSISMLERLLTYWPSKFLVLTLIGFVATGFIITITLSAADAAAHITENPFLKPLVGGHEVGVTLLLVLLLGMVFLKGFKEAIGIAVVLVAVYLSLSAVVIGQGFVLIAQQPHVIGDWLGALRHGYASPLAVIGAALLVFPKLALGLSGFETGVVVMPLIKGDPGDTEAQPVGRIRNGKKLLTTAALLMSVYLIASSLVTTLLIPAPLFQPGAEANGRALAYLAHEHLGGLLGTAYDVSTISILWFAGASAMAGLLNIVPRYLPRYGMAPEWSRAHRPLVLLFVLLCVLMTLAFRANVDNQAAAYATGVLAMMTSAAVAVALSAARQGQRFGAWAFGVISAIFVYTSAVTILSNPQGLYIAALFIVLVLAVGISSRVSRSFELRVSSVQLDESAIRLLKSSPIRPLRLVSHYPGRSSEDEYRKQEMRVRQMVHLPPEQPFIFLEVEVDDASEFTDVVEVTGFQVGPYGVLKATGSSVPNTIAAVMLHLRGKGAPPQVYMRWTESSPLPLALDFVIGGRGDVPPLTREILRRAEPDRDRRPIVHVGG; the protein is encoded by the coding sequence ATGCCTTCAGCCAAGCGTGCGCCCCACCCCATCATCGAGGACGTTTCCCGCTGGCTGGTACAGGAAGAACCTGCGCAGGACACCGAGGGCTTCTACGAGCCGGAGCGGAAGGCGCAGGCGCAGCACCACACCCACCCGTGGTGGAAGGTGATGTGCCTGACCGGCGTGGACTACTTCTCCACGCTGGGGTACCAGCCGGGGATCGCGGCGCTGGCGGCGGGCGTGCTCTCCCCGGTCGCCACCCTGGTGCTGGTGCTGGTCACGCTGCTGGGGGCACTGCCCATGTACCGCCGGGTGGCGGAGCAGAGTCCGCACGGCGACGGGTCGATCAGCATGCTGGAGCGGCTGCTGACCTACTGGCCGAGCAAGTTCCTGGTGCTGACCCTGATCGGCTTCGTGGCGACGGGGTTCATCATCACGATCACGCTGTCGGCGGCCGACGCGGCGGCGCACATCACGGAAAACCCGTTCCTGAAACCGCTGGTGGGTGGGCACGAGGTCGGGGTGACGCTGCTGCTGGTGCTGCTGCTGGGCATGGTGTTCCTGAAGGGCTTCAAGGAGGCGATCGGGATCGCGGTGGTGCTGGTGGCGGTGTACCTGAGCCTCAGTGCGGTCGTGATCGGCCAGGGCTTCGTGCTGATCGCCCAGCAGCCGCACGTGATCGGCGACTGGCTGGGGGCGCTGCGCCACGGGTACGCGTCGCCGCTGGCAGTGATCGGGGCGGCGCTGCTGGTGTTCCCAAAGCTGGCGCTGGGCCTGTCAGGCTTCGAGACGGGCGTGGTGGTCATGCCGCTGATCAAGGGCGATCCGGGCGACACGGAGGCCCAGCCGGTCGGACGGATCCGCAACGGCAAGAAGCTGCTGACCACGGCCGCGCTGCTGATGAGCGTGTACCTGATCGCCAGCAGTCTGGTCACGACCCTGCTGATTCCCGCGCCGCTGTTCCAGCCGGGAGCAGAGGCGAACGGCCGCGCCCTGGCGTACCTGGCGCACGAGCACCTGGGCGGGCTGCTGGGCACCGCCTACGACGTCAGCACCATCAGCATCCTGTGGTTCGCGGGGGCGTCGGCCATGGCGGGCCTGCTGAACATCGTGCCCCGTTACCTGCCCCGCTACGGCATGGCCCCGGAGTGGAGCCGCGCGCACCGGCCGCTGGTGTTGCTGTTCGTGCTGCTCTGCGTCCTGATGACCCTGGCCTTCCGCGCCAACGTCGACAACCAGGCGGCCGCCTACGCCACAGGCGTGCTGGCCATGATGACCAGCGCGGCGGTCGCGGTGGCGCTCAGCGCGGCGCGTCAGGGGCAGCGGTTCGGGGCGTGGGCCTTCGGGGTCATCAGCGCGATCTTCGTGTACACGAGTGCCGTGACGATCCTCAGCAATCCGCAGGGCCTGTACATTGCGGCGCTGTTCATCGTGCTGGTGCTGGCCGTGGGGATCAGCTCGCGGGTGTCGCGTTCCTTCGAGCTGCGGGTCAGCAGCGTGCAGCTCGACGAGTCCGCCATCCGGCTGCTGAAGTCCTCCCCGATCCGGCCGCTGCGGCTGGTGTCGCACTATCCGGGCCGGTCGTCGGAGGACGAGTACCGCAAACAGGAGATGCGCGTCCGGCAGATGGTGCACCTCCCGCCGGAGCAGCCGTTCATCTTCCTGGAGGTCGAGGTGGACGACGCGAGCGAGTTCACGGACGTGGTGGAGGTCACGGGCTTCCAGGTGGGGCCGTACGGGGTGCTCAAGGCGACGGGCTCCAGCGTGCCGAACACCATTGCGGCCGTGATGCTGCACCTGCGCGGGAAGGGCGCACCGCCGCAGGTGTACATGCGCTGGACCGAGAGCAGTCCGCTGCCGCTGGCGCTGGATTTCGTGATCGGAGGCCGGGGGGATGTGCCGCCCCTCACCCGGGAGATCCTGCGCCGCGCGGAGCCCGACCGCGACCGGCGGCCGATCGTGCACGTGGGGGGGTAG